In one Podarcis muralis chromosome 7, rPodMur119.hap1.1, whole genome shotgun sequence genomic region, the following are encoded:
- the BRAP gene encoding BRCA1-associated protein isoform X1 codes for MSVSLVVLRLELAETSPVPGGFPYSAAATEMSDEEIQEKSLAAATASLDGKEPVEKAAIIHQHIGRREMTDMIIETIKPDAALKAVMEEGKASEASSPDDRSKHNGQSGGVGTALDSPSKQLPDQISFFSGNPSVEIVHGIMHLYKTNKMTSLKEDVRRSAMLCILTVPATMTSHDLMKFVASFYDVIEHMKIIRDSTPNQYMALIKFSTQADADSFYMTCNGRQFNSIEEDVCQLVYVERAEVFKSEDGASLPVMDLTELPKCTVCLERMDESVNGILTTLCNHSFHSQCLQRWEDTTCPVCRYCQTPEPVEENKCFECGVQENLWICLICGHIGCGRYVSRHAYKHFEETQHTYAMQLTNHRVWDYAGDNYVHRLVASKTDGKLVQYECEGDICQEEKIDALQLEYSYLLTSQLESQRIYWENKIVRIEKDTAEEINNMKTKFKETIEKCDSLEHRLNDLVKEKQSVERKCTQLNTKVSKLTTELKEEQEMNKCLRANQILLQNKLKEEEKLLKETCEQKDLQITEVQEQLRDVMFYLETQQKINHLPAEARQEIQDGQINIAMASSAGSSAGGPGKSSSRKGRGKRGK; via the exons GCGGCTTTCCTTACAGCGCGGCCG CCACTGAAATGTCTGATGAGGAAATCCAGGAGAAATCACTAGCAGCTGCCACAGCCTCCTTAGACGGAAAGGAGCCTGTCGAGAAAGCAGCTATCATTCACCAGCACATTGGCCGCAGGGAGATGACTGATATGATCATTGAAACTATAAAGCCTGATGCAG CGTTGAAAGCAGTGATGGAGGAAGGCAAAGCGTCTGAGGCATCCTCCCCCGATGACCGGAGTAAACATAATGGCCAAAGTGGGGGTGTTGGGACAGCCCTGGATTCCCCCTCGAAGCAGCTTCCAGACCAGATTTCCTTTTTCAGTGGAAACCCGTCAGTTGAAATAGTTCATGGCATCATGCACCTCTACAAGACAAA CAAGATGACCTCCTTGAAAGAAGACGTTCGGCGCAGTGCCATGCTGTGTATTCTCACGGTGCCTGCCACGATGACCAGCCACGACCTCATGAAGTTTGTGGCTTCCTTTTATGACGTCATCGAGCACATGAAGATCATACGAGACTCCACCCCAAACCAGTACATGGCCCTGATCAAATTTAGTACACAG GCAGATGCCGACAGCTTCTACATGACTTGCAATGGTCGGCAGTTCAATTCCATAGAAGAGGATGTTTGCCAGCTGGTCTACGTGGAGAGGGCAGAGGTCTTCAAGTCAGAAGAC gggGCCAGTCTTCCTGTCATGGACCTGACTGAGCTCCCCAAGTGCACTGTCTGCCTAGAGAGAATGGACGAGTCCGTCAACGGGATTCTCACAACGCTTTGCAACCACAGCTTCCACAGCCAGTGTCTGCAGCGGTGGGAGGACACCAC GTGTCCTGTGTGCAGGTACTGCCAGACGCCGGAACCTGTGGAAGAGAACAAGTGCTTTGAGTGTGGAGTCCAAGAA AACCTGTGGATATGTCTGATTTGCGGGCACATTGGATGTGGGCGCTACGTTAGCCGGCACGCCTACAAGCACTTTGAGGAGACGCAGCACACCTACGCCATGCAGCTGACCAATCACAGAGTCTGGGACTACGCTGGAG acaATTACGTCCACCGGCTAGTGGCCAGCAAAACAGACGGGAAGCTAGTTCAGTATGAGTGCGAGGGGGACATATGCCAAGAAGAGAAGATCGACGCATTACAACTAGAG TACTCTTACTTGCTGACAAGTCAGCTGGAGTCCCAGCGTATATACTGGGAGAACAAGATAGTCCGAATAGAAAAGGACACGGCTGAAGAG ATTAACAACATGAAGACTAAATTTAAAGAGACGATTGAGAAATGCGACTCCCTCGAGCACAGACTGAATGACTTGGTCAAAGAGAAGCAATCTGTCGAAAGGAA GTGCACCCAGCTAAACACCAAAGTGTCCAAGCTGACCAcggagctgaaggaggagcaggaAATGAACAAGTGCCTGCGAGCCAACCAGATCTTGCTCCAGAACAagctgaaggaggaggagaagctgctgAAGGAGACATGTGAGCAGAAGGACCTGCAGATCACGGAGGTCCAGGAGCAACTGCGGGACGTCATGTTCTACCTGGAGACACAGCAGAAGATCAATCACCTCCCCGCTGAGGCTAGGCAGGAAATCCAAGATGGACAGATCAATATTGCCATGGCATCGTCAGCCGGCTCATCGGCGGGGGGTCCCGGGAAGTCTTCATCCCGGAAGGGTAGAGGCAAGAGAGGCAAGTGA
- the BRAP gene encoding BRCA1-associated protein isoform X2, which yields MSVSLVVLRLELAETSPVPGGFPYSAAATEMSDEEIQEKSLAAATASLDGKEPVEKAAIIHQHIGRREMTDMIIETIKPDAEALKAVMEEGKASEASSPDDRSKHNGQSGGVGTALDSPSKQLPDQISFFSGNPSVEIVHGIMHLYKTNKMTSLKEDVRRSAMLCILTVPATMTSHDLMKFVASFYDVIEHMKIIRDSTPNQYMALIKFSTQADADSFYMTCNGRQFNSIEEDVCQLVYVERAEVFKSEDGASLPVMDLTELPKCTVCLERMDESVNGILTTLCNHSFHSQCLQRWEDTTCPVCRYCQTPEPVEENKCFECGVQENLWICLICGHIGCGRYVSRHAYKHFEETQHTYAMQLTNHRVWDYAGDNYVHRLVASKTDGKLVQYECEGDICQEEKIDALQLEYSYLLTSQLESQRIYWENKIVRIEKDTAEEINNMKTKFKETIEKCDSLEHRLNDLVKEKQSVERKCTQLNTKVSKLTTELKEEQEMNKCLRANQILLQNKLKEEEKLLKETCEQKDLQITEVQEQLRDVMFYLETQQKINHLPAEARQEIQDGQINIAMASSAGSSAGGPGKSSSRKGRGKRGK from the exons GCGGCTTTCCTTACAGCGCGGCCG CCACTGAAATGTCTGATGAGGAAATCCAGGAGAAATCACTAGCAGCTGCCACAGCCTCCTTAGACGGAAAGGAGCCTGTCGAGAAAGCAGCTATCATTCACCAGCACATTGGCCGCAGGGAGATGACTGATATGATCATTGAAACTATAAAGCCTGATGCAG AAGCGTTGAAAGCAGTGATGGAGGAAGGCAAAGCGTCTGAGGCATCCTCCCCCGATGACCGGAGTAAACATAATGGCCAAAGTGGGGGTGTTGGGACAGCCCTGGATTCCCCCTCGAAGCAGCTTCCAGACCAGATTTCCTTTTTCAGTGGAAACCCGTCAGTTGAAATAGTTCATGGCATCATGCACCTCTACAAGACAAA CAAGATGACCTCCTTGAAAGAAGACGTTCGGCGCAGTGCCATGCTGTGTATTCTCACGGTGCCTGCCACGATGACCAGCCACGACCTCATGAAGTTTGTGGCTTCCTTTTATGACGTCATCGAGCACATGAAGATCATACGAGACTCCACCCCAAACCAGTACATGGCCCTGATCAAATTTAGTACACAG GCAGATGCCGACAGCTTCTACATGACTTGCAATGGTCGGCAGTTCAATTCCATAGAAGAGGATGTTTGCCAGCTGGTCTACGTGGAGAGGGCAGAGGTCTTCAAGTCAGAAGAC gggGCCAGTCTTCCTGTCATGGACCTGACTGAGCTCCCCAAGTGCACTGTCTGCCTAGAGAGAATGGACGAGTCCGTCAACGGGATTCTCACAACGCTTTGCAACCACAGCTTCCACAGCCAGTGTCTGCAGCGGTGGGAGGACACCAC GTGTCCTGTGTGCAGGTACTGCCAGACGCCGGAACCTGTGGAAGAGAACAAGTGCTTTGAGTGTGGAGTCCAAGAA AACCTGTGGATATGTCTGATTTGCGGGCACATTGGATGTGGGCGCTACGTTAGCCGGCACGCCTACAAGCACTTTGAGGAGACGCAGCACACCTACGCCATGCAGCTGACCAATCACAGAGTCTGGGACTACGCTGGAG acaATTACGTCCACCGGCTAGTGGCCAGCAAAACAGACGGGAAGCTAGTTCAGTATGAGTGCGAGGGGGACATATGCCAAGAAGAGAAGATCGACGCATTACAACTAGAG TACTCTTACTTGCTGACAAGTCAGCTGGAGTCCCAGCGTATATACTGGGAGAACAAGATAGTCCGAATAGAAAAGGACACGGCTGAAGAG ATTAACAACATGAAGACTAAATTTAAAGAGACGATTGAGAAATGCGACTCCCTCGAGCACAGACTGAATGACTTGGTCAAAGAGAAGCAATCTGTCGAAAGGAA GTGCACCCAGCTAAACACCAAAGTGTCCAAGCTGACCAcggagctgaaggaggagcaggaAATGAACAAGTGCCTGCGAGCCAACCAGATCTTGCTCCAGAACAagctgaaggaggaggagaagctgctgAAGGAGACATGTGAGCAGAAGGACCTGCAGATCACGGAGGTCCAGGAGCAACTGCGGGACGTCATGTTCTACCTGGAGACACAGCAGAAGATCAATCACCTCCCCGCTGAGGCTAGGCAGGAAATCCAAGATGGACAGATCAATATTGCCATGGCATCGTCAGCCGGCTCATCGGCGGGGGGTCCCGGGAAGTCTTCATCCCGGAAGGGTAGAGGCAAGAGAGGCAAGTGA